The following are encoded together in the Leucoraja erinacea ecotype New England chromosome 13, Leri_hhj_1, whole genome shotgun sequence genome:
- the LOC129702722 gene encoding thiamine transporter 1-like translates to MEPSSDGCQCGGWNVVPGPGVRAPGGDLGPGMLAPVAAGPGSEVLAPEGPVPGMHAPDGPVPGMHAPDGPVPGMHAPDGPVPGMHAPDGPVPGPQDSSSSSSRRRRLRSPTSRSRWLHPTALLCLCGFFSNVRPSEPFLTPYLLGPDKNLTEQQVKEVFPVWTYSYLVLLFPIFLATDYLHYKPVIVVQCAALMATFFMLLYARGLLAMQFMEFFYGMVTASEVAYYSYIYTMVDFNMYQKVTGYCRCATLVGYTVGSIVGQILISFTVLSLFHLHVISLVCAAVAFFASILLPMPQKSIFFHRVIRDCNSKDIRDEGARSSSKGLESSSLLSCGDAEKLVHSHLLKPTDANPYTHRITNKTPLKGIYHVLALLWKTLMECYSSGTLLCWSVWWALSTCGYFQILNYVQILWEKIYPSQNSQVYNGMVEAASALLGAVAAFIVGYIKISWSMWSEVALLIFSTVIVAVLYIMATVQHIWVCYSCYIIFRIIYMMLITIATYKIAANLSVELYALVFGVNTFIALVLQTVLTLIVVESNMLNLTIFGQFLAYTVYFAAIAMLFLIFGAYSIMKKYSGEVRTAENSSECRDSKQEVVPGCEQDEYL, encoded by the exons ATGGAGCCTTCGAGCGACGGCTGTCAGTGCGGTGGATGGAACGTTGTCCCGGGGCCGGGAGTGCGCGCGCCCGGCGGTGACCTTGGACCGGGAATGCTCGCGCCCGTGGCCGCCGGTCCTGGATCAGAAGTGCTCGCGCCCGAGGGCCCGGTACCGGGAATGCACGCGCCCGACGGCCCGGTACCGGGAATGCACGCGCCCGACGGCCCGGTACCGGGAATGCACGCGCCCGACGGCCCGGTACCGGGAATGCACGCGCCCGACGGCCCGGTTCCGGGACCGcaggacagcagcagcagcagcagcaggcggcGGCGACTGAGGAGCCCGACGTCCCGCTCCAGGTGGCTGCACCCCACCGCCCTGCTTTGCCTCTGCGGCTTCTTCTCCAACGTACGGCCCTCCGAACCCTTCCTCACTCCCTACCTCCTGGGGCCCGACAAGAACCTGACCGAGCAGCAG gtgaaggaggtttTTCCAGTATGGACCTACTCGTATCTGGTTCTTCTGTTTCCCATCTTCCTTGCAACTGACTATCTCCATTACAAGCCAGTCATTGTTGTACAATGTGCGGCTTTGATGGCGACCTTTTTCATGCTATTGTATGCTCGAGGACTGCTGGCAATGCAGTTTATGGAGTTTTTCTACGGGATGGTGACTGCATCGGAAGTGGCGTATTACTCTTACATCTACACAATGGTTGACTTTAACATGTACCAGAAAGTGACTGGGTATTGCCGATGTGCCACATTGGTTGGGTACACCGTGGGATCTATTGTGGGGCAAATACTGATTTCGTTTACTGTGCTCTCTCTCTTCCACCTccatgttatttccttggtttgtgCTGCAGTTGCCTTTTTTGCATCGATTCTTCTTCCAATGCCCCAGAAAAGCATATTCTTCCACAGAGTGATAAGAGACTGTAACTCTAAAGATATCAGAGATGAAGGTGCAAGGTCATCTTCGAAAGGACTTGAATCATCTTCATTGCTGAGTTGTGGTGATGCTGAGAAATTGGTTCATAGTCATCTCCTCAAGCCAACAGATGCCAATCCATACACTCATAGAATTACG aataaaacgCCTTTGAAAGGTATTTACCATGTCCTGGCCTTACTCTGGAAGACTTTAATGGAGTGTTATTCCTCGGGGACACTACTCTGCTGGTCAGTGTGGTGGGCATTGTCCACCTGTGGCTATTTTCAAATATTGAATTATGTTCAAATATTGTGGGAGAAAATTTATCCTTCGCAAAATTCCCAGGTTTACAATGGGATGGTGGAAGCTGCATCGGCACTATTGG GTGCAGTGGCAGCATTTATTGTGGGTTATATTAAAATATCCTGGTCCATGTGGAGTGAAGTTGCGCTCCTCATCTTTTCCACTGTtattgttgctgtgctgtacatcATGGCCACAGTCCAACACATCTGGGTGTGTTACAGCTGTTACATCATATTCAGAATTATTTACATGATGCTGATAACCATAGCCAC GTACAAAATTGCTGCAAATCTAAGTGTGGAACTGTATGCTTTGGTGTTTGGTGTAAACACTTTCATTGCCTTAGTCCTCCAGACTGTCCTGACTCTGATTGTAGTGGAATCCAACATGCTGAACCTAAccatatttggacag TTTCTGGCTTACACTGTGTACTTTGCAGCGATTGCCATGCTGTTTCTGATCTTTGGTGCATACAGCATCATGAAGAAGTACAGTGGAGAGGTACGAACAGCTGAGAACAGCTCGGAGTGCAGGGacagcaaacaggaagtggtgccTGGATGTGAGCAGGATGAGTACTTGTAG